The following nucleotide sequence is from Streptomyces leeuwenhoekii.
AGCCGACGGCGTGGAGGTGGACGGCGTCGGCTGGCTGCTGCAGAAGCGGAAGGACGGATCGTTCCGGTTCACCACCACGCTGCGCAAGGCGTATGCCGAGGTGACCCTTCCGAAGGAGCGCGCGGGGGACGGCTTGGCGCCGCTGGTCGACCTGGCCCCGGCCGTGAAGAAGGCGATCCCCGAGGGGATCGCCGACTGATCGTTTCACCAGGCCGGTACGGTCCTCAGCGCAGCCCCGTGGAGCGCCGCAGCGCCGCCTGCACCAGCCGGTCCACCAGCTCCGGATAGCTGACGCCGCCGGCCTGCCACATCTGCGGGTACATGGAGATCGGCGTGAAGCCGGGCATGGTGTTGATCTCGTTGATCACGAACTCCCCGTCCTCGGTGAGGAAGAAGTCCGCGCGCACCAGCCCCTCGCAGGAGGCCGCCTCGAACGCCTCCACCGCCAGCCGCTGCACCTCGGCCGTCTCCTCGGGCGTCAGCGGCGCGGGCACGATGCCGGGCGTGGAGTCGATGTACTTGGCCTCGAAGTCGTAGTACGCGTGCGCCTCGGGCGGCGGGATCTCGGCGGGTACGGAGGCCCGCGGCCCGTCCTCGAACTCCAGCACCCCGCACTCGATCTCGCGTCCGCGCAGCGCGGCCTCCACGAGGATCTTCGGGTCGTGCCGCCGGGCCTCCTCGATCGCCTCGTCGAGCCCGGACAGGTCGTCGACCTTGGTGATGCCGATCGACGAGCCGGCGCGCGCGGGCTTCACGAACAGCGGCCAGCCGTGCTCGCCGGCGAAGTCGACGATCTTCTTGCGGGCGGCCGAGACGTCCTGCTGCCACTCGCGCGGCCGGATCACCACGTACGGGCCCACCGCGAGCCCGAAGGAGGTGAACACCCGCTTCATGTACTCCTTGTCCTGGCCGACCGCCGAGGCGAGCACCCCGGAGCCGACGTAGGGCACACCGGACAGCTCCAGCAGGCCCTGGAGGGTGCCGTCCTCGCCGTAGGGGCCGTGCAGCACCGGGAAGACGACGTCGACCTCGCCGAGGACCTTGGGCACCGAGCCGGGCTCGCTGTAGACGACCTCGCGGCTGCCGGGGTCGACGGAGAGCACCACGCTGCCCTCGGTGGACTCGGCCAGGTCCTCGACGCTGGGCGTGCGCCGCTCGGTGATCACCATGCGCTCGGGCTCGTCGGCGGTGAGCGCCCAGCGGCCGTCCCGGGTGATGCCGATCGGCAGGACGTCGTACTTGGTCCGGTCGATGGCCTTCAGGACGGCGCCGGCGGTGACCGCGGAGATCCCGTGCTCGGAGCTGCGCCCGCCGAACACGACGGCCACACGCGGCTTGCGCGTCGGCTGCCCGGGGCTCTGGGGGAGGTTCTCGGTGCTCATATCGCGATGAGAGTACCCGCCCGTAGGGTCACGGCACAGCGTCGGCTGGGCCGCGTGGCGCGGCCGTCGCTCAGCGTCGCTCCGGCTTCGCGCTGCGCGACATCAGCTCCTTCAGCGCGACCACCGGCGGCTTGCTCTCGTGCACGATGCCGACGACCGTCTCGGTGATCGGCATGTCGACGCCGTGGCGCCGGGCCAGATCCAGTACCGACTCGCAGGACTTGACGCCCTCGGCGGTCTGCCTGGTGACCGCGATGGTCTCCTGGAGGGTCATGCCCTTGCCGAGGTTGGTGCCGAAGGTGTGGTTGCGGGACAGCGGCGAGGAGCAGGTCGCCACCAGGTCGCCCAGGCCCGCCAGTCCGGAGAAGGTGAGCGGGTCGGCGCCCAGCGCCACCCCGAGGCGGGTGGTCTCGGCGAGACCGCGGGTGATCAGCGAGCCCTTGGCGTTGTCGCCGAGGCCCATGCCGTCCGCGATGCCGACGGCCAGCCCGATCACGTTCTTGACCGCGCCGCCGAGTTCGCAGCCGACGACGTCGGTGTTGGTGTACGGGCGGAAGTACGGCGTGTGGCAGGCGGTCTGGAGCCGCCGGGCGACGGCCTCGTCGGTGCAGGCGACCACGGAGGCGGCCGGCATGCGGGCGGCGATCTCCCGGGCGAGGTTGGGCCCGGAGACCACGGCGATCCGGTCCCGGCCGACCGCGGCGACGTCCTCGATGACCTCGCTCATCCGCATCGCGGAGCCGAGCTCGATGCCCTTCATCAGCGACACCAGCACCGTGCCGGGCGCCAGCAGCGGCGCCCAGGCGGCGAGGTTGCCGCGCAGGGTCTGGGAGGGCACCGCGAGGACGGTGAAGTCGGCGTCGCGCGCGGCCTCGGCGGCGTCGGTGGTGGCCCGCACGTTCCCGGGCAGCTCCACGCCGGGCAGGTAGTCCGGGTTGGTGCGGGTGGAGTTGACGGCCTCGGCGAGCTCGGCGCGGCGCCCCCACAGGGTCACCTCGCAGCCGGCGTCGGCGAGGACCATGGCGAAGGCGGTCCCCCACGATCCGGTGCCGAAGACGGCCGCCTTGACGGGTTCCCTCACGTGCCCTGCCCTTCCGCCTGCCTGCGCCGCTGCCGCTGCGCCTGCGTCCGGCGCCGCTGCTCGATCCGCTCGCGGCGCGGGTCGTAGGGGGTGTCGGGCGCCTTCTCGCCGCGGACCTCCTCGAGCTGACGGGTGATGGCGGCCATGATGACC
It contains:
- a CDS encoding D-alanine--D-alanine ligase family protein, which gives rise to MSTENLPQSPGQPTRKPRVAVVFGGRSSEHGISAVTAGAVLKAIDRTKYDVLPIGITRDGRWALTADEPERMVITERRTPSVEDLAESTEGSVVLSVDPGSREVVYSEPGSVPKVLGEVDVVFPVLHGPYGEDGTLQGLLELSGVPYVGSGVLASAVGQDKEYMKRVFTSFGLAVGPYVVIRPREWQQDVSAARKKIVDFAGEHGWPLFVKPARAGSSIGITKVDDLSGLDEAIEEARRHDPKILVEAALRGREIECGVLEFEDGPRASVPAEIPPPEAHAYYDFEAKYIDSTPGIVPAPLTPEETAEVQRLAVEAFEAASCEGLVRADFFLTEDGEFVINEINTMPGFTPISMYPQMWQAGGVSYPELVDRLVQAALRRSTGLR
- a CDS encoding NAD(P)H-dependent glycerol-3-phosphate dehydrogenase; translated protein: MREPVKAAVFGTGSWGTAFAMVLADAGCEVTLWGRRAELAEAVNSTRTNPDYLPGVELPGNVRATTDAAEAARDADFTVLAVPSQTLRGNLAAWAPLLAPGTVLVSLMKGIELGSAMRMSEVIEDVAAVGRDRIAVVSGPNLAREIAARMPAASVVACTDEAVARRLQTACHTPYFRPYTNTDVVGCELGGAVKNVIGLAVGIADGMGLGDNAKGSLITRGLAETTRLGVALGADPLTFSGLAGLGDLVATCSSPLSRNHTFGTNLGKGMTLQETIAVTRQTAEGVKSCESVLDLARRHGVDMPITETVVGIVHESKPPVVALKELMSRSAKPERR